Proteins encoded in a region of the Papio anubis isolate 15944 chromosome 14, Panubis1.0, whole genome shotgun sequence genome:
- the HTRA2 gene encoding serine protease HTRA2, mitochondrial isoform X3, translating into MAAPRAGRGAGWSLRAWRALGGIRWGRRPRLTPDLRALLTSGTSDPRARVTYGTPSLWARLCVGVPEPRACLTSGTPGPRAQLTAVTPDTRTREASENSGSRSRAWLAVALGAGGAVLLLLWGGGRGPPAVLAAVPGPPPASPRSQYNFIADVVEKTAPAVVYIEILDRHPFLGREVPISNGSGFVVAADGLIVTNAHVVADRRRVRVRLLSGDTYEAVVTAVDPVADIATLRIQTKEPLPTLPLGRSADVRQGEFVVAMGSPFALQNTITSGIVSSAQRPARDLGLPQTNVEYIQTDAAIDFGNSGGPLVNLDGEVIGVNTMKVTAGISFAIPSDRLREFLHRGEKKTSLLNYSFENQAFPMFSMVYSSIKSSWAPLHTGLVCGLVM; encoded by the exons ATGGCTGCGCCGAGGGCGGGGCGGGGTGCAGGCTGGAGCCTTCGGGCATGGCGGGCTTTGGGGGGCATTCGCTGGGGGAGGAGACCCCGGTTGACCCCTGACCTCCGGGCCCTGCTGACGTCAGGAACTTCTGACCCCCGGGCCCGAGTGACTTATGGGACCCCCAGTCTCTGGGCCCGGTTGTGTGTTGGGGTCCCTGAACCCCGAGCATGTCTGACGTCTGGGACCCCGGGTCCCCGGGCACAACTGACTGCGGTGACCCCAGATACCAGGACCCGGGAGGCCTCAGAGAACTCTGGAAGCCGTTCGCGCGCGTGGCTGGCTGTGGCACTGGGCGCTGGGGGGGCAGTGCTGTTGTTGTTGTGGGGCGGGGGTCGGGGTCCTCCGGCCGTCCTCGCCGCCGTCCCTGGCCCGCCGCCCGCTTCTCCCCGGAGTCAGTACAACTTCATCGCAGATGTGGTGGAGAAGACAGCACCTGCCGTGGTCTATATCGAGATCCTGGACCG GCACCCTTTCTTGGGCCGTGAAGTCCCTATCTCGAACGGCTCAGGATTCGTGGTGGCTGCCGATGGGCTCATTGTCACCAACGCCCATGTGGTGGCTGATCGGCGCAGAGTCCGTGTGAGACTGCTTAGCGGCGACACGTATGAGGCCGTGGTCACAGCTGTGGATCCCGTGGCAGACATCGCAACGCTGAGGATTCAGACTAAG GAGCCTCTCCCCACGCTGCCTCTGGGACGCTCAGCTGATGTCCGGCAAGGGGAGTTTGTTGTTGCCATGGGAAGTCCCTTTGCACTGCAGAACACGATCACATCCGGCATTGTTAGCTCTGCTCAGCGTCCAGCCAGAGACCTGGGACTCCCCCAAACCAATGTGGAATACATTCAGACGGATGCAGCTATTGAT TTTGGGAACTCTGGAGGTCCCCTGGTTAACCTG GATGGAGAGGTGATTGGAGTGAACACCATGAAGGTCACAGCTGGAATCTCCTTTGCCATCCCTTCTGATCGCCTTCGAGAGTTTCTGCATCGTGGGGAAAAGAAGA CATCCTTGCTGAACTACAGCTTCGAGAACCAAGCTTTCCCGATGTTCAGCATGGTGTACTCATCCATAAAGTCATCCTGGGCTCCCCTGCACACCG GGCTGGTCTGCGGCCTGGTGATGTGA
- the HTRA2 gene encoding serine protease HTRA2, mitochondrial isoform X2 yields the protein MAAPRAGRGAGWSLRAWRALGGIRWGRRPRLTPDLRALLTSGTSDPRARVTYGTPSLWARLCVGVPEPRACLTSGTPGPRAQLTAVTPDTRTREASENSGSRSRAWLAVALGAGGAVLLLLWGGGRGPPAVLAAVPGPPPASPRSQYNFIADVVEKTAPAVVYIEILDRHPFLGREVPISNGSGFVVAADGLIVTNAHVVADRRRVRVRLLSGDTYEAVVTAVDPVADIATLRIQTKEPLPTLPLGRSADVRQGEFVVAMGSPFALQNTITSGIVSSAQRPARDLGLPQTNVEYIQTDAAIDFGNSGGPLVNLDGEVIGVNTMKVTAGISFAIPSDRLREFLHRGEKKNSSSGISGSQRRYIGVMMLTLSPRAGLRPGDVILAIGGQMVHNAEDVYEAVRTQSQLAVQIRRGRETLTLYVTPEVTE from the exons ATGGCTGCGCCGAGGGCGGGGCGGGGTGCAGGCTGGAGCCTTCGGGCATGGCGGGCTTTGGGGGGCATTCGCTGGGGGAGGAGACCCCGGTTGACCCCTGACCTCCGGGCCCTGCTGACGTCAGGAACTTCTGACCCCCGGGCCCGAGTGACTTATGGGACCCCCAGTCTCTGGGCCCGGTTGTGTGTTGGGGTCCCTGAACCCCGAGCATGTCTGACGTCTGGGACCCCGGGTCCCCGGGCACAACTGACTGCGGTGACCCCAGATACCAGGACCCGGGAGGCCTCAGAGAACTCTGGAAGCCGTTCGCGCGCGTGGCTGGCTGTGGCACTGGGCGCTGGGGGGGCAGTGCTGTTGTTGTTGTGGGGCGGGGGTCGGGGTCCTCCGGCCGTCCTCGCCGCCGTCCCTGGCCCGCCGCCCGCTTCTCCCCGGAGTCAGTACAACTTCATCGCAGATGTGGTGGAGAAGACAGCACCTGCCGTGGTCTATATCGAGATCCTGGACCG GCACCCTTTCTTGGGCCGTGAAGTCCCTATCTCGAACGGCTCAGGATTCGTGGTGGCTGCCGATGGGCTCATTGTCACCAACGCCCATGTGGTGGCTGATCGGCGCAGAGTCCGTGTGAGACTGCTTAGCGGCGACACGTATGAGGCCGTGGTCACAGCTGTGGATCCCGTGGCAGACATCGCAACGCTGAGGATTCAGACTAAG GAGCCTCTCCCCACGCTGCCTCTGGGACGCTCAGCTGATGTCCGGCAAGGGGAGTTTGTTGTTGCCATGGGAAGTCCCTTTGCACTGCAGAACACGATCACATCCGGCATTGTTAGCTCTGCTCAGCGTCCAGCCAGAGACCTGGGACTCCCCCAAACCAATGTGGAATACATTCAGACGGATGCAGCTATTGAT TTTGGGAACTCTGGAGGTCCCCTGGTTAACCTG GATGGAGAGGTGATTGGAGTGAACACCATGAAGGTCACAGCTGGAATCTCCTTTGCCATCCCTTCTGATCGCCTTCGAGAGTTTCTGCATCGTGGGGAAAAGAAGA ATTCCTCCTCTGGAATCAGTGGGTCCCAGCGGCGCTACATTGGGGTGATGATGCTGACCCTGAGTCCCAG GGCTGGTCTGCGGCCTGGTGATGTGATTTTGGCCATTGGGGGGCAGATGGTACACAATGCTGAAGATGTTTATGAAGCTGTTCGAACCCAATCCCAGCTGGCAGTGCAGATCCGGCGGGGACGAGAAACACTGACCTTATATGTGACCCCTGAGGTCACAGAATGA
- the HTRA2 gene encoding serine protease HTRA2, mitochondrial isoform X1 encodes MAAPRAGRGAGWSLRAWRALGGIRWGRRPRLTPDLRALLTSGTSDPRARVTYGTPSLWARLCVGVPEPRACLTSGTPGPRAQLTAVTPDTRTREASENSGSRSRAWLAVALGAGGAVLLLLWGGGRGPPAVLAAVPGPPPASPRSQYNFIADVVEKTAPAVVYIEILDRHPFLGREVPISNGSGFVVAADGLIVTNAHVVADRRRVRVRLLSGDTYEAVVTAVDPVADIATLRIQTKEPLPTLPLGRSADVRQGEFVVAMGSPFALQNTITSGIVSSAQRPARDLGLPQTNVEYIQTDAAIDFGNSGGPLVNLDGEVIGVNTMKVTAGISFAIPSDRLREFLHRGEKKNSSSGISGSQRRYIGVMMLTLSPSILAELQLREPSFPDVQHGVLIHKVILGSPAHRAGLRPGDVILAIGGQMVHNAEDVYEAVRTQSQLAVQIRRGRETLTLYVTPEVTE; translated from the exons ATGGCTGCGCCGAGGGCGGGGCGGGGTGCAGGCTGGAGCCTTCGGGCATGGCGGGCTTTGGGGGGCATTCGCTGGGGGAGGAGACCCCGGTTGACCCCTGACCTCCGGGCCCTGCTGACGTCAGGAACTTCTGACCCCCGGGCCCGAGTGACTTATGGGACCCCCAGTCTCTGGGCCCGGTTGTGTGTTGGGGTCCCTGAACCCCGAGCATGTCTGACGTCTGGGACCCCGGGTCCCCGGGCACAACTGACTGCGGTGACCCCAGATACCAGGACCCGGGAGGCCTCAGAGAACTCTGGAAGCCGTTCGCGCGCGTGGCTGGCTGTGGCACTGGGCGCTGGGGGGGCAGTGCTGTTGTTGTTGTGGGGCGGGGGTCGGGGTCCTCCGGCCGTCCTCGCCGCCGTCCCTGGCCCGCCGCCCGCTTCTCCCCGGAGTCAGTACAACTTCATCGCAGATGTGGTGGAGAAGACAGCACCTGCCGTGGTCTATATCGAGATCCTGGACCG GCACCCTTTCTTGGGCCGTGAAGTCCCTATCTCGAACGGCTCAGGATTCGTGGTGGCTGCCGATGGGCTCATTGTCACCAACGCCCATGTGGTGGCTGATCGGCGCAGAGTCCGTGTGAGACTGCTTAGCGGCGACACGTATGAGGCCGTGGTCACAGCTGTGGATCCCGTGGCAGACATCGCAACGCTGAGGATTCAGACTAAG GAGCCTCTCCCCACGCTGCCTCTGGGACGCTCAGCTGATGTCCGGCAAGGGGAGTTTGTTGTTGCCATGGGAAGTCCCTTTGCACTGCAGAACACGATCACATCCGGCATTGTTAGCTCTGCTCAGCGTCCAGCCAGAGACCTGGGACTCCCCCAAACCAATGTGGAATACATTCAGACGGATGCAGCTATTGAT TTTGGGAACTCTGGAGGTCCCCTGGTTAACCTG GATGGAGAGGTGATTGGAGTGAACACCATGAAGGTCACAGCTGGAATCTCCTTTGCCATCCCTTCTGATCGCCTTCGAGAGTTTCTGCATCGTGGGGAAAAGAAGA ATTCCTCCTCTGGAATCAGTGGGTCCCAGCGGCGCTACATTGGGGTGATGATGCTGACCCTGAGTCCCAG CATCCTTGCTGAACTACAGCTTCGAGAACCAAGCTTTCCCGATGTTCAGCATGGTGTACTCATCCATAAAGTCATCCTGGGCTCCCCTGCACACCG GGCTGGTCTGCGGCCTGGTGATGTGATTTTGGCCATTGGGGGGCAGATGGTACACAATGCTGAAGATGTTTATGAAGCTGTTCGAACCCAATCCCAGCTGGCAGTGCAGATCCGGCGGGGACGAGAAACACTGACCTTATATGTGACCCCTGAGGTCACAGAATGA
- the LOXL3 gene encoding lysyl oxidase homolog 3 isoform X4 produces MGQGMGAIHLSEVRCSGQELSLWKCPHKNITAEDCSHSQDAGVRCNLPYTGAETRIRLSGGRSQHEGRVEVQIGGPGPLRWGLICGDDWGTLEAMVACRQLGLGYANHGLQETWYWDSGNITEVVMSGVRCTGTELSLDQCAHHGTHTTCKRTGTRFTAGVICSETASDLLLHSALVQETAYIEDRPLHMLYCAAEENCLASSARSANWPYGHRRLLRFSSQIHNLGRADFRPKAGRHSWVWHECHGHYHSMDIFTHYDILTPNGTKIAEGHKASFCLEDTECQEDVSKRYECANFGEQGITVGCWDLYRHDIDCQWIDITDVKPGNYILQVVINPNFEVAESDFTNNAMKCNCKYDGHRIWVHNCHIGDAFSEEANRRFERYPGQTSNQII; encoded by the exons ATGGGGCAGG GCATGGGTGCTATCCACCTGAGTGAAGTTCGCTGCTCTGGACAGGAGCTCTCCCTCTGGAAGTGCCCCCACAAGAACATCACAGCTGAGGATTGTTCGCATAGCCAGGATGCCGGGGTCCGGTGCAACCTACCTTACACTGGGGCAGAGACCAGG ATCCGACTCAGTGGGGGCCGCAGCCAACATGAAGGGCGAGTCGAGGTGCAAATAGGGGGACCTGGGCCCCTTCGCTGGGGCCTCATCTGTGGGGATGACTGGGGGACCCTGGAGGCCATGGTGGCCTGTAGGCAACTGGGTCTGGGCTACGCCAACCACGGCCTGCAG GAGACCTGGTACTGGGACTCTGGGAATATAACAGAGGTGGTGATGAGTGGAGTGCGCTGCACGGGGACTGAGCTGTCCCTGGATCAGTGTGCCCATCATGGCACCCACACTACCTGCAAGAGGACAGGGACCCGCTTCACTGCTGGAGTCATCTGTTCTGAGA CTGCATCGGATCTGCTGCTGCACTCAGCATTGGTGCAGGAAACCGCCTATATCGAAGACCGGCCCCTGCATATGTTGTACTGTGCTGCGGAAGAGAACTGCCTGGCCAGCTCAGCCCGCTCAGCCAACTGGCCCTATGGTCACCGGCGTCTACTCCGATTCTCCTCCCAGATCCACAACCTGGGACGAGCTGACTTCAGGCCCAAGGCTGGGCGCCACTCCTGGGTGTGGCACGAGTGCCATGG GCATTACCACAGCATGGACATCTTCACTCACTATGATATCCTCACCCCAAATGGCACCAAGATAGCTGAGGGCCACAAAGCTAGTTTCTGTCTCGAAGACACTGAGTGTCAGGAGG ATGTCTCCAAGAGATATGAGTGTGCCAACTTTGGAGAGCAAGGCATCACCGTGGGTTGCTGGGATCTCTACCGGCATGACATTGACTGTCAGTGGATTGATATCACAGACGTGAAGCCAGGAAACTACATTCTCCAG GTTGTCATCAACCCAAATTTTGAAGTAGCAGAGAGTGACTTTACCAACAATGCAATGAAATGTAACTGCAAATATGATGGACATCGAATCTGGGTGCACAACTGCCACATTG GTGATGCCTTCAGTGAAGAGGCCAACAGGAGGTTTGAACGCTACCCTGGCCAGACCAGCAACCAGATTATCTAA